AAGACCTTGGCACGGATCCTATCCTTCTCGCCGATGGACACGTGCAGCAGGTGACTCTTGAAAGCTGCCATGAGCTCTCGCACGAAAAGGCACTCGCCCGTCTGCACCACCGCGATGGTTGGCACGCCAGAAGTCAGGCATGTCCATATTGCTTCCTGGAAAAACAGGGAATCTCTTTCCATGCAGCCTATCTCATCCATCACTACCAGCTCGGCACGCTGCCGGGCTCTTTCGACAACTTGAGCGCCGAAGGAGTCGAACACACCGCGGTCCACGGTGAAAGGGCCACCACGTGGCGCCCGCGACTCGGGCACCCTGCTGGCAAAAAGCATCCTCTCGCCCGTCAGCAGATCGACAATTTCGTATCCTATCCGATGCCCCGAGGCGGAAACGGCCTCCGTGGCGAAGCCACCCACCGCACAGCGTACGTGCGCCAGCACAGAGCGCACCAACGAAGTCTTACCCGCCCCCTTTTCCCCGGTTAGCAGAATAACTCGAGGGGACGGCTTCTGGTGTAGGGATTGCATCGGTAATCCAGGGACCATGAATTCAACAGATGCGGGGGAGTTGCTCGCCCACCAACATGTCAAGAATGCGGTGCCCGCCGATGGCCGTGCGCAGGAGCACCCTGCCCTTGCTCTCTTTGGCGACCTTGCCTATGATGGCCGCTTGCCGCCCAAGTGCGTGGGAGTGGAGGCAAGCAATTGCCCGTTCGGCGTGGGCGACCGGTACGAAAACGATCATCTTCCCTTCATTGGCCACGTAGAGCGGATCAAAGCCTAACAGCTCGCACGCTCCTTTCACCTCATCGGCAACGGGGATGCGCTCCTCCTCGATGACGATCTCCACGCCTGAGGCACGGGCGATTTCGTTGAGCGTGGTTGCTACTCCCCCCCTGGTCGGGTCACGCATGGCATGGACCTCCACGCCGCAGGCGAACAACCCCTCGACCAGGTGGTTGAGCGGCGCCACGTCCGAGCGCAAAGCACCCTGGAGGCTCAGGCCGGCGCGCGCGGCCATCACTGCCATGCCGTGGTCGCCAATGGTACCAGTGACGATGACCGCATCGCCGACGCGGGCACCGCTGCCAGTAGGTGGCTGTTCCACCAGCAATGTGCCAACGCCGGCTGTGGTGATGAACAGCTTGTCTGCGGCCCCGGCGGGCACCACCTTGGTATCGCCCGCCACTACCGCCACTCCCGCTTCTCTGGCTGCTGCCGCCATCGAGGCGAGCACCTGTTGCAACTCAGCAACGCGCAGGCCTTCCTCGATGATGAAAGCCGCGCTGATGGCCACAGGTCGCGCCCCCTGCGCGCTAAGGTCGTTCACCGTGCCAGAAATGGCCAGGCGCCCGATGTCCCCGCCAGGGAAAAAAATGGGCTGCACCACGTAGGCGTCAGTCGTGAACGCTGTGCGAGAGCCGGAGAGTTGCAGCAGGGCGCTGTCATTCAGAGCAGCTAAAGCCGGGTTGTCAAAGTACGGCAGAAAGACCTCGCGGATGAGCGCATGGGTCAGCTGTCCGCCGCTGCCGTGAGCGAGCCTGATCACCTCATCCACCGACGCTCCCCTCCTCAGCGGGTGCCCCGTACTTGTAGCAGGCGGCGCACGTTCCTTCCGTCGACACCATGCATGCCCCGACCGGGGTCTCCGGTGTGCACACCGTCCCAAAGAGCGGGCATTCTCTCGGGTGTAGCAGTCCGCGCAGCACCTCACCACAGCGGCAGCTGGGATGCACCACCGTCTGCTCCGGCTCCACAATGATGTTGGCCTCAGCCTGGTGGGCCGCGTATTCCGCCCGAATTGCCAGCCCGCTCCCTGCGATCATTCCGAGCCCCCGCCACTCGGCATCGCACGGCTGGAACACGCGCTCAAGCAAGGCCAGAGCTCGCGGGTTGCCCTCCTCGCGCACCACACGCGTGTACTGCACCTCGATTGCCGCTCTTCCCTCAGCCACCTGTTCCACCAGCATCAGGATGCCCTGCAGGATGTCCAGCGGTTCAAAGCCCGCGATCACACCCGCCATGCCGTGCTTGGCTGCCAAGAACTGGTAGGGAACCACCCCGATGATGGCGCTCACGTGCGCCGGCAGGATAAAACCTTTCAGGCCCAGTCGCGCGTCAGCAGTGAGCGCAGCAAGCGCGGGGGGCATAACCTTGTGCGCGGAACTGACAAAGAAGTTGTCCACGCCCTTTGCAGCAGCCAGCTCGATGGCCGCAGCGACGGTGGGAGCAGTGGTCTCAAATCCGACTCCGAGGAAAACGACTTTTCGGCCAGGGTTCTGAACCGCCACCTCCACTGCATCCAGGGGTGAGTAGACCACGCGCACGTCAGCCCGCCTGCTTTTCTCTAACTCGAGGCTTGAACTGGAACCTGGGACGCGCACCATGTCGCCGAACGTGCACACCGTCACGTCCGGTCTGCGCGCGAAGGCGATGGCCCGATCTATGTAGTCGTTCGGTGTGACGCAAACAGGGCACCCCGGGCCGGATATAAGCACAATGTTCTCCGGCAGAAGCTGCCGTATGCCGTTCCGGTAGATGGCCATGGTGTGCGTGCCACAGACCTCCATGAGGCGCACTTCTGGCAGACCACGAGCCACTTCAGCGATGCGCCTGGCCAGTCCCCGCGCAATGGCGCCATCCCGGAACTCTTCTACAAACTTGACGCCGCTCACCCGCCTTGCACCCCAAATTCCTGCAGCAGACGAATGGTCTCCTGCGCCTCGGCTTCGTCCAGCACCTGAATGGCGAACCCGGCATGGACGATGACATAGTCCCCCACTTGCACGTCTTCAACAAGCTGCAAGCTAATGGAACGTCGGACGCCTGTGATCTCAGCCACAGCCATGTCGCCATTGATCTCGACAACTCGCATCGGCACACCTAAACACATTGCACGCGCCTCACCAATCAGTTTCGCATCAGCACAGTCCAAACCATCCGGTCGGTTACCACTTGCTCTGTCTTGCTGCCACAACGGCCTGTCCCAAGGCGATGCAGCCATCGTTGGGCGGCAGAAGACGGTGCGTCAAAACCTCAAAGCCGCGTGCGGCAAGAAGACGTGGCAAAAGCGTGGACAAGTAAGCGTTTTGGAAGCAACCACCACTCAAGGCCACGGTGCGCACGCCGGTCCGTTCGGCCAAGAGATTGCAGACCTGAACCAATGCCACACACAAGCCGGCATGGAAACGTCGGGAGATCGCCGCTGCTGTCTTCCCCGCCAACACATCCTCCACGGCTGCTCGCACCAGCGGTCGGTAGTCGAGCTCAAGCCCGTCTGCCGTCTCGACCACCGCAAGCGCGTAGCAGTCATCGGGTACACTTGCCCCAGCCGTGTCCATCTCCGTGGGCCAGGTACCCTGATACATCGCCATCTCCCATTCCATCGCCGCCTGCCCCTCGAAGGAGACCACCCTCCTTCCGCCTGCGATGGCTGCCACACCGTCGAACAGCCGGCCACAGCTGGTGGTGACTGGCGCATTTACTCCCGCCTTCATTGCCTCCAGTAGTGTACGGCAGGCGGACTGGGGAACTTCTCGGAACAGAGGGAGATCGAGCGTGTGCGCCTCCTCGCCGATGGCATCGTGGAGGTAGGCTAAGGCCATGCGCCACGGCTCGCGAATCGCTCTCTCGCTTCCTGGCATACGAATTGGCCGCATGTGACCCAAACGGGCAAAACGCCCGAGGTCTGCCAGCAGAAACTCGCCGCCCCAAATCGTGCCGTCGCTCCCGTAGCCAGTCCCATCCAGGGCAAGTCCGATCACCGGGCCGGCGCAGCGGTTCTCCGCAAGACACGCGGCGATGTGAGCGTGATGATGTTGAACGCCGACCAGCTTCACATTGGTCTGCTCAAGGGCCCAACGCGTCGACAGATATCGCGGGTGCAGGTCGTAGCCGATGATTTCCGGCTTCAGCTGGAGGATGCTCTCCAAGTGGGCAATCGCCTCTTCGAAAAATTGCATCGTCTCGGCGTTTTCGAGGTCGCCAATGTGCTGGCTGAGAAAAGCGTGGCGCCCGCGCACCAGGCAGACGGTGTTCTTGAGCTCGGCACCGCAACCGAGGACTGGCGGGCACTCATGGTCGAGAATCACCGGCAGGGGCACAAAGCCACGCGAACGACGCACGTGCAGCGCGCGGCCATCGAGGACGCGGAGGACTGAATCGTCGCTGCGCACCAGAATGTCGCGGTCGTGGACCAAGAAGTAGTCCGCTATGCCACGCAAACGACGCACCGCTTCGCCATTTTCCTTGGCAATGGGCTCCTCGGATAGATTGCCGCTGGTCATGACC
The sequence above is a segment of the Calditrichota bacterium genome. Coding sequences within it:
- the hypD gene encoding hydrogenase formation protein HypD; translated protein: MSGVKFVEEFRDGAIARGLARRIAEVARGLPEVRLMEVCGTHTMAIYRNGIRQLLPENIVLISGPGCPVCVTPNDYIDRAIAFARRPDVTVCTFGDMVRVPGSSSSLELEKSRRADVRVVYSPLDAVEVAVQNPGRKVVFLGVGFETTAPTVAAAIELAAAKGVDNFFVSSAHKVMPPALAALTADARLGLKGFILPAHVSAIIGVVPYQFLAAKHGMAGVIAGFEPLDILQGILMLVEQVAEGRAAIEVQYTRVVREEGNPRALALLERVFQPCDAEWRGLGMIAGSGLAIRAEYAAHQAEANIIVEPEQTVVHPSCRCGEVLRGLLHPRECPLFGTVCTPETPVGACMVSTEGTCAACYKYGAPAEEGSVGG
- the hypF gene encoding carbamoyltransferase HypF, producing the protein MKRARIRIAGVVQGVGFRPFLYRLANEYHILGTVRNDAHGVLVDAQGDNGSLAAFVEQIRQSPPPLAKITEMTVEPLPPTSFDRFAIIASEADIERSVLISPDVATCDDCLRELFDPADRRYRYPFINCTNCGPRFTITGDVPYDRSNTSMARFTMCPDCQREYDDPLDRRFHAQPNACPVCGPRLLLLDADGRTVDTPDVLVAAVELLRAGFVVAVKGLGGFHLAVDATNHEAVARLRARKHREEKPLAVMSPDLAAVQQFALVSRAEQELLESRERPIVLLRKREPCPIAEAVAPGNAFVGVMLPYTPLHHLLLRGHFLALVMTSGNLSEEPIAKENGEAVRRLRGIADYFLVHDRDILVRSDDSVLRVLDGRALHVRRSRGFVPLPVILDHECPPVLGCGAELKNTVCLVRGRHAFLSQHIGDLENAETMQFFEEAIAHLESILQLKPEIIGYDLHPRYLSTRWALEQTNVKLVGVQHHHAHIAACLAENRCAGPVIGLALDGTGYGSDGTIWGGEFLLADLGRFARLGHMRPIRMPGSERAIREPWRMALAYLHDAIGEEAHTLDLPLFREVPQSACRTLLEAMKAGVNAPVTTSCGRLFDGVAAIAGGRRVVSFEGQAAMEWEMAMYQGTWPTEMDTAGASVPDDCYALAVVETADGLELDYRPLVRAAVEDVLAGKTAAAISRRFHAGLCVALVQVCNLLAERTGVRTVALSGGCFQNAYLSTLLPRLLAARGFEVLTHRLLPPNDGCIALGQAVVAARQSKW
- the hypE gene encoding hydrogenase expression/formation protein HypE — protein: MDEVIRLAHGSGGQLTHALIREVFLPYFDNPALAALNDSALLQLSGSRTAFTTDAYVVQPIFFPGGDIGRLAISGTVNDLSAQGARPVAISAAFIIEEGLRVAELQQVLASMAAAAREAGVAVVAGDTKVVPAGAADKLFITTAGVGTLLVEQPPTGSGARVGDAVIVTGTIGDHGMAVMAARAGLSLQGALRSDVAPLNHLVEGLFACGVEVHAMRDPTRGGVATTLNEIARASGVEIVIEEERIPVADEVKGACELLGFDPLYVANEGKMIVFVPVAHAERAIACLHSHALGRQAAIIGKVAKESKGRVLLRTAIGGHRILDMLVGEQLPRIC
- a CDS encoding HypC/HybG/HupF family hydrogenase formation chaperone — protein: MCLGVPMRVVEINGDMAVAEITGVRRSISLQLVEDVQVGDYVIVHAGFAIQVLDEAEAQETIRLLQEFGVQGG